ACCTTCCTTCATTGACATTCTGATCCTATCATGATTCCAGGTATCTCGATGCACAGCACTACGAAGGTGGTTTCAGTGAACAAGACCTAAACGCCATTCTAACAAATTTGCAACGCAATTTTTCAGCCTGGGCTCATGAGCTGGCCCCTCGTGCCATTGGCGTGAACAATAGTGAAGCTATAGCTAAGTTTGAAGGCAGCCTAGCAAGGATGAAACCAGAAATTGCACTTGATGTTGCAAAAACTGTGTTTCTGGGCGACAATAGACGTTTTCTGCAAAATGTACGCATGCGCAGCACCATCATTCAGCCTGAGAAGGATATCTTTGTTCCGCTGTCAGTTCCACGTTACATGAAGAAGAAACTGCACGCTCAGCTCATAACCCTTGGAATCAGCGGACATTTTCCTCAGCTCACTGCTTATGCTCTGCTTTTACGTGTTATAAAGAATCTTCTCCTTTTGAACTCCAATTAATCGAAGCAAAGTTGCAACAATTTGCACCAGATGCAAATATGTATCATCCACAGGTGTTTTTAGCTTCACTTAAGGAGGAGAAAGACATGATCAATACAACTTTTTTCAAGTTCTCACTGTTAATAAAAATGCACCTCTAGTCTTTTCAATATGCTAGCAACTTCTGCTATTTTATGACCTCAAGCTCCAAGGAATACAGTCTAAGCAACGTGAAAGAGGTTAAGAATAAGAATAGACGCTCTACCCTCATCATCTGTAAAATTCCTAGCAGTGTACCCTTAAAACTGGGGTTTTTGCTAAATCATAATATGAATTAGACTGACTCGCAGAAAAGAATTGCTAAATAATTCTCACcactcaaaaatttttttcagCCGCTTTTGGTATACATAATTTACTCTTACAGCATAGACTAAGGTTCAACTATTACAGTGGATCACCTTCGCCAGGATGATGGTACGCTGAAATATCTCAAAGTATCCAACCTTCATCGTTCATATTCTATGCCATATGGCATTTAGAAAAAGTCTCATCTGTCCCCATTTGAAAGTGTACGGCAAAGATTTTCTGTAAGCAACATAATCCTTTTGCCGCATCCTCTCACAATTCTTCATGGATGACCAGATCCATGCCCTTGGAGTATATAACCAGCTATTTGCAAGCCAAATATTTGCCAATTGACCCATCCCCAAGCCCTAGAAAGATAATATTCCTACAGATTCAGTAGGATGCTATCTCCAAATACAAAGGTTTAAATTGATCTCTTTACAAACAGCCAGCACAATCTTCAGGTATGCTTCCCACCATATCGATATCCAATACCACCAAACTGAGTATGAAATGAATTTTCATTTGACGTTGCTCTCAACATACTCTCTTGCTTTTTCTCTCACAGTACTTGCTCTTTCTTCGTCACCAAGAGATTTTTCATACTCCAGATACTTCGTGAATAAGAACTACCAAGAGGATAGTAAGGCAACCAGAGTTAAAATAGAATGAAGAGCTTGAAGGAGGAAATCAATAGAGACAAGAATCAGATCATCTTATCCATATACAACTATATTGTAATACATACCTTCATTTTCTTAGGGGGAAGGCTCAAACTTATTGCCCTCTCAAACAACGAACGGATCACATCTACATCACCTAGTCGAATCTCCTGTTCAGATAGACAAAATGTTTTAAGGTACCTGGAgtgaaaaaaatatttcaaccaaaaaaaaaaaaaaaaagagaaggatgTGCTGCTTTCTCCCtctctatctatctatctatctttCTCTACGGATTGGGGGAAAGAGAGAGACAtaaaagagggggggggggatgcAGGTCGTTACCTGGTCAAGATAAATGCTCCACAAGTCCGTCCTTTTAGGATACTCGCGCAGCATTCCCTCAAACAATGATCGCCCCCTGTCAGGTACCCCACATTTGAACTCAAGAATCGCAGTCTGTGAAATAAATTTGATATGCTTATGGCGAGGTAGACATAAAAGAGCCCGATTTATATTTGATTGTATTCCATCATGGTTTTGCTGCAAGAGTCTTTGAACCCGTCTTAGCCAAACCTGAACAAGAGTTGAAACTTTCGTAACATAACTTGGAATATTACACAAATAGGAAATCTGGAAGCTAATCAGTTAAAGTCCTTTATCTCAATACTTTGCATGAactcttgaatttcttgatcaTTTTGCCAAGAAGGTCATCAGCCAACTTATGTTGCTCGGTCCTTTCATACATTCCCAGAAGGGCCAGGTACAGCTTTTTGGGATCGCAGTACTGTAATGCTCTATAAAATAGTTTCTTAACAGCTTCCTGGGAAAAGAACTTTAAATCAGAATACTTTGGCATGGCTTATCACCAAAATATGTGGCAATTTTACTTGGAGTACCTCAGGAGGATTTCCATATTCATTTTCTAAGTTGAAGTATGCAACCCAGATGTTCAGCTTCTCAGACTCCTCTCGGATGTTTATAGTTCTCAAAGCcctggagaaaaaaaaagaagaaatagatTACAAAGTTATTATCACGGGCTTCTGGATCATAAACTTCATAATATCACATATGAGAGAATAAACTAAAGCCTGACCAAAAGAACCCGGCAAATTGAAGAACAAGAAATTGATGGTCTAACTTAAATTTACAGAAAAATTAGGCATCTAAACTTCTGGATGGAATAATTGAGAGAATAAAGAAGCCACAGCATGAGCTAAAAGAGTATCCAAACTGGAGAACCAGAAACTAGTGGTCATAgtaaaaagaaaggaacaacAGGCCTTGAACAGGTGCAATCAATTATCTGTAAGAGCCCATTCTGATTAAGGGATGCAAAAGAAAATGCAACAAATATTACCAGCAAATCCCTCAAAACCTTAGAGTTTGTGTCATTGAGTACAGACTCGTAGTCCACACAATATATTTGATTCTGATTCCTTTTGCACCTGCTTCAAAGCTAAATTTACCAGAACAACTACATAGTCTTTTAaacagccttttttttttaacctctcCCCCTCCCCACATCCCACTTCCAACTGCCAGGCCCAAGATTCAAATTCTGAACCTGGCAGTGGAGAGAACTCTAAGTGTCCTGTGGCCAACCCCAGCGGTTAGAACAACTACATATCGTCAATGGGAAGTTCATGCAAACTTCCCAAAAACATTTCCTGTATCACATATCATATCTTCATAGCATCACAACCTAAACTCGGTCTCCCCTGAACCAAATTACCCCATCATTTAGTTCCACAAGCTGTGTAGTTTCAACGAGTTTAGCAGCATCTGAATTTAGCACGCAGAGGTTTAGTTGTATCAAACTGTATCTCTCTCTTACATGCTCTTTTCTAGAATATCCAAGTACCCAAGTCAGATACTCGACTCTTGGATATGTGCGTGTGATAGGCTGAAAATATCCGTAACACACATCTGTCAAAATTGAAAGGCGCATGCAGGTTAGGGGCTTTGTTCCTCATCTTAGAGAATTCTATTTTGACCATGTCCACTTCCCTCTCCAACCCTCCCTCTTCATTCCCATCCCTCCCCTTCTAAAAACTTCCAAAAGAAGTCTGTCAACCGACCACAGAGAACTTTATATATTTCATATATGTGACAAATAGTTCATAGCACTAGGTGGatattgattttaatggtaataAAGTGATTTATTACATCTTAATATagagtgcaaaaaaaaaaaaggattaaacATGTAAATGTCCTGTCATAACAGAGACGATAAACCTACgctgtaatttttcttttagagCCAGTTTATTCTGCCATGTCTCCAGATGTGATATTGAGCAAATGAAAATTAGAAACCTTCACCCTTTAATTGTTAAGCCCTTCATTTtatttaa
The Coffea arabica cultivar ET-39 chromosome 6c, Coffea Arabica ET-39 HiFi, whole genome shotgun sequence genome window above contains:
- the LOC113691793 gene encoding strigolactone esterase D14-like, whose product is MDELSKCGSGILEALNTRVYGNATNTLVLSHGFGVDQTVWQFIIPVLACYFKVVVYDLVFSPNVSPKLYDPKRYSHNFSAYAEDLICILDQLHVKETVFIGHSMSAMIGCIAATKRPQLFQHLILLNGSPRYLDAQHYEGGFSEQDLNAILTNLQRNFSAWAHELAPRAIGVNNSEAIAKFEGSLARMKPEIALDVAKTVFLGDNRRFLQNVRMRSTIIQPEKDIFVPLSVPRYMKKKLHAQLITLGISGHFPQLTAYALLLRVIKNLLLLNSN